From the genome of Nicotiana tabacum cultivar K326 chromosome 2, ASM71507v2, whole genome shotgun sequence:
CACCCCCGTGGTGAAAAACAGCAAAAATAAAGCCACTCATATGAACAAACTATGAAAAAAGACAAGAAACAAAATTCAAGATTCCCTACCATTTAACAGACTAAAACGCCAAAGCTTTCCCAAGaatatcaaaaatttcattttcaaaagCATGAAAAAGCGTTTAAAGAGGTAGAAATATACATACCTCTAAGAAAATGTCTAATGTTATTTTTCTTCAAGCCCTCCCCTCTTTTGTTttaatcttcattttctttttaatttttatttatctcTTTTTCGTTTAACCACATGTAGTCTACATTTTAAATTCTAATAGATTCATTTAATAACGTAGGAGCAATTGTGTCTCACGCATTATACCTTCCGGGTAAGTGTACTTAATTATGAGACACACGTAAACCAATATAATGTCTCTTTAGTATGGTCACTTGATAAGTTAGAGTGTTTAATTGACAGGTGAGACCAACTTTAAATGTCTGTTTATGTATTTcgccaagaaaaaaaaaaatatatccgCGAAAATCACCCTCTTAACTAGAAGATTCCTGGACTTTGTCTATGAGAATCTTAAACCTTCTTAAATATTGCAATCTAGCAAACCTTATTTGGGATTTTGAATAAAGTCTAGCAAGAAAAGAATATAAACTCCATTTTTTATGCAAGCTTACTTGTACTCCATATAAGTGATATCATTTTAGATCGATGATTACATGTACATATGAGTGACTTATGTGCTTATGTCAGCCGCTATTTCATTCAATTATTTATGTGGTTTGCTTttcttgcatttttttttttcaattcgaTGAGGAAATTCATATGATTAATGATAGTATGATCACTGACCaactaacaaattaaaacagTAACTCGAGAAACTTCCTGTATGTGACTGCCTGGGGCTAAGCTAGCTTTTCTAACAACTAGTTTTATTAGGATGAAGAGAATGCAGAATCTAGAGTCACTAATTGTGAACGAGCTTAATCTTATACTCCTATAAACatatattttaatttcttttcgtTTGCATACATGCATAATTGAATCTACAGAACTCGTCTTAGATTTGTAATTTTATTCTACACATAATCCGAAACTTCATAAGATGAATGAGGATGTGTTCATTTGGGAGCGGAAGCAGAAGCAACAACAGCTTGAAAACGAGCTCGGAAAAAAGCAAGCAACTCATCTcttggaggtagagattcattgACTTGGCTGCAGTTAATGTACTCATCTCTCCACTTagaaaaatttggaaatttttcaCTTTTCACCAAAACATCTCCATAgccttcttcaaaaactcctagCCAAAATCCCACCAAATTTGCAGCAATATCAGCAAACCCAAATTTGTCACCCGCAAAGAATTTCTTATCCTTGAGCTCATTGTCAAGAACTTTCAGCATCTCATAAACTTCCTCTTTACCTTTCTCTTGCTCCTCTCCTTTGCGAAAGAAAGTATTCACCACTGCTGCCACCTGCAAAACGCTCATAacttaataacaacaacaatactaTACGTCTCAATCATCACAAGTAAGTTAGAATCAACAACGTAACGTACATATGTAAATTCTCATTAACAATGTCGTTCCATTTAAATCCTCACCATTGGTATACAGAATTATAAAAAGTATTTCAAGCTCTATATATTTTCTACTGACATATAAATATGACATGATTAAAAGATTTCTAGAAAATATTAGACCTAAGTAATCCTACTAACATCTCAACTTGGATTTCGGCCCTACTTAAAAAAAGCAACCCGATACACAAAATATCCCGCATTCACACATGATCATCCGGATAAGAGCTGCACCTCAAGGGCTGTGATATAAACAACCTACCCTACTACAAGTTAGTGATTGCTTCCACGAGTCGAACATTGACACATGACATGACTAAACCATCATATATGGAATAAAACAATATTCAAAATAACTTTAGTCTCAAATAAAAGTTTACTACATTATATGCAGATAGGTATTTACCTTATCGTCAAGGAACTTAGCCCAGAAACGAGCTAAAGCTCGATCATAAGGGTCTTTAGGCAAAATTGAAGGGCCTTCAAAAGTCTCATCAATGTATTCAAGAATGATCATAGACTCAACAATGGGTTTTCCATTGTGAATGAGAACAGGGACTTTTTTGTAAACAGGATTGGATTGAAGAAGTAGAGAGCTCTTGTTATCTCGATCTTCTTCTATATATTCATATTTCACGCCCTTTATCTTTAGAGCCCACTCAACTCTGTGACTAAATGGGCTATACCAAAAACCTAGCAACTTCACTTCTGCCATCTCACAACTTTGGTTCTCAATTTGTTGCTAATTTACTATGTTAAGCAATTTCCAGTGGTGGTTCTCTCTTTAATTGTGGTCTTCTTTTATAGAAGGAGAAATCAAGGAAGTGTCTTACCAaccaaatagatgatttaatgtTTCCTCTTTGAGAATACAATTTTGTAATTACATGTTTCCATATTGACCGAATACTTTTATAATAAGCTTAAGTCTCAAAATATGAGGGAGTGGTTGAAGGTTCCTATATTTActgttttcttttctatttcttatATTTTGTTTTTGTATGCCTGGCGCCAAATTAAATTAAATGTTATCTAAGACTTGAAAAGACTAATGATTATTAAATAAATTCATGTTTGTCCAAGACTTGAAAGACATACGTAAGCACTTAGCTAACTCTATTTTGACTCATCTCCCAGAGATCCTCTCAATTGTTAAGCTACTTTAGAGATTTTATGcccaacaacaacgacaacaatccaatataattccactagtggggtctggggagggtagtgtgtacgcagaccttacccctaccctggggtagagaggctgtttccaaatgaccctcggcatccttcccttcaagaactccccaccttgctcttgggatgactcgaactcacaacctcttagttggaagtggagggtgcttaccatcagagatTTTATGCACAAGAAATTTCTAATTAGAGGAGTCGTATTCGAGTTCTGTGAATGAGGAAATTTATATAAGGAGCACTTTTTTTTATCCGGTGAATATGAATTAGTCGGACTAATGAATATATGAGAATGTTAAAATTTGCCAAAAGATTTTATTCCTTAACCgtgttatttttgacatatttatatgaaTCCATTTCTTGTCCACGAGCAGAGGCGCATCCAAGTTAAAGGATATGCGTTCACGTGAACTCATACTGCTCTCCCTAAACCATAtataacaatattatatttttttaaaattatttaaaaatatgcGGGTCATGAAGCCATGTTCAAAGACTATTATGGTACAACTATTATGGTGCAATTATTATTGGGTGCACCTCTATAAGTGAAATTGACAGTTCAAATCTGTTGAGAATTGgggttttgatgattaacaaagtgtGTCCTATGAACATGTGCTCCAAACCAGGTCCTCAAGGTGGCCGCTGAAGTATGCTAAGAACTAGGTTCTCAAGGTAGCTGTTGAAGGTTCGTACAAGATAGTAACTTTTGCACAAAGTTACTATAGTCCGAGATTGCGGGAAAAAAGTTGTTAATGAGATAAGGACAGTTGTCCAATATCTGCTCGCATTAGTGATTGACAGGAACCATAAGATTTGTGGAGTCCTATCAAATGAGAAGTTGACTGTGTGTAGAACTCTCAAAGATCTCGGAGTACGGGAAAGTTAAATACTTTCCTGATGGACTGAGGATATTATTCTTTTGCACATCAATGAAGGAACAACATTTCAACACTCAAGACGATCGTTGGTGTCAGTGTTCTTCTTGAGTTTGTTAGTTCATGTATTTTAGAAAATCAAGTTGTAATCAAGAGGTCGTTCATATTATGTCTGTTGGAGTGACTGTTTGAGCatacaagttagagtaacttgtaatTCATTCATATAGTTGAAGTAGGAGAAGTTTATGTATTGGTTTACAGGTCTTGTAATGAGTGCATTTGGCCTATTTATTCTAGTGAAGTTGAAGTTAAAATCCTAcgtggtaggtcgtggtttttgtacCTTTGAGCCGGGtaatttttcatgtaaaaattgTTGTTCTTGTTTTTACTATTTATTTCATTTAAGCATAAGGAGTAGGTCAAAAAACCAAGTTCTTTAGTAATTTAGGAAGGCACTCAAATTAACAAAATTCCACTCTGAACGATCTTGTTTTCGGCAAGGAGTAACAAAATTACTAAACACTACTAGAAATACAGACTTTTTCCACGAAAGAATCTGTGTGAAATTTTAATATTCCCACGACATTCCTAGGGGAGACGCTAAGTGGGAATATGGCTGGTGGGAAAATAGTTTCTCAGGATATTTGTGGGTAATTCCCAGGGAGTTTTCCACTAAGGGCTTCACGAGAACTTGGTGGGGTCACATAGTGTATGTTCTCATGAACGTCGTGAAAAA
Proteins encoded in this window:
- the LOC107800866 gene encoding probable glutathione S-transferase (The RefSeq protein has 1 substitution compared to this genomic sequence) — encoded protein: MAEVKLLGFWYSPFSHRVEWALKIKGVKYEYIEEDRDNKSSLLLQSNPVYKKVPVLIHNGKPIVESMIILEYIDETFEGPSILPKDPYDRALARFWAKFLDDKVAAVVNTFFRKGEEQEKGKEEVYEMLKVLDNELKDKKFFAGDKFGFADIAANLVGFWLGVFEEGYGDVLVKSEKFPNFSKWRDEYINCSQVNESLPPRDELLAFFRARFQAVVASRSAPK